The DNA region GTATCTATAGCAACTTAATATGGtctaaataataacaaataaaccTTAACATATCACTTTTTTAAAGTATCTTATAAATTTTAGGTCTTAAAATAAAGTATCATGAAtgatgttaattattttaataaaattaatgttttaggATATGCAAAAATTGACggtaaaaatactattttctcCTCAGGTTTAATCActtatatccatatatatatatagaaaagttAAAACTAAAATCCAAGCgaactaattaaatcaaaatctatGTTAATTTACTACTTtcgaatttgaaaaaaaaaaaaatgtggagAGCTTGAGAACCAGATATGAAGCGTGTCGTTAAACGACGACGTTTGCATAAATACCGAAGCTCTGTCTTAAAACTGAACTGAAACACTTTCAATCCCAAACCACCGATTACAAACCCCAACAATGTCGGTTGACATCCCGTACGATCTAATCAAGCAGGCACAGATCGCAGTTCTCAAAGAAGCCAACCTCTCATCATTTGATCCAGACGACGCGTCGGTTCCTGACTTACCGTCGTTTCAATCTTCCCTTTCTGAGCTTGACCCGTCTCCGCCGTATCTCCGATGCAAGCATTGCAAGGGAAGACTTCTCAGAGGTGTTGTGTCTTTAATTTGCGTGTTTTGCGGCAAAAAAGAAGCTCAACAAGAAACGACACCTGAGCCTATTAATTTCAAGTCTACGTTTGGCTGCCGTTGGTTACTTCAATCCCTTGCCTTAGATGGATCTGTAAGTCGCTCTTTTTTTTCTGACATAAAAAAtctattgaatttttataatttaggaTATATAATGGTGTCTTCAATTTACTGattcatttgtttgttttttaattcaattgttTATGTGTAACTTTAGTGGTATAACAAGTGTATTTCTAGTGCTCGAATTACGTGTTTTTTGAACTTGGACCTTGTGCTGTAGGAGATTGCTGGGGCGCCTGTTAAAGCAAATGAATTAAACAGAGGACAGACAGAACTGGAAGAGTTTCCAATCTTGGATTTTCTAGATTTAGAAATACAATGGCAGCCTGAGTTGGAGAAAGTTGAGAGTGAGAGTGATAAGAGCCGTTTGCATTTAGTTGGTATCCCTCTTGACAACTTTTTCACTGAAGGGAAGAAGGACATTGTCTCGGATCAGCAGACGTTGGAAGACCAAAATGATGACAGTAGTGTTGATCATGATTTTCAAGTTAGGGATAATCATAGTTCTTTAGAGAATATTAAGTGTTTTGAGCCAGCAGTGAGGTCTACGGAGGACAAGAGTGGTGATGACTCATTTGATGGTTGGGAGGCCAGTTTCCAATCTGCTGATGATGGAAATGTTCATGAGGAATCTAAATTGGATAATCCTGTTGTGGAGACAACAGTAGATCTTTCTGCCCACATGGATGCAGTGTTTGGATCTGAAAATATTGGTTCTTCTGCAACCAAACCCAGTGACTGGTTTCAAGATGATCTATGGAGTACTTCCAACTCTGAGGAAGTAGGCAAATCGAAGCAGGTTGATTTGACTGCAGCTACGGAGGATGATGGAATGGTGGAGAATGTGAATAATTCTTCTTCAATGAGTATTGATTTTATTCAAGATGCCCTATGGAAAAGTGAAAGCACCAGTGCACCTGATAACAAAACCATTCATGATGAGGATGATTCATTTGATGTTTGGAATGATTTTACTGGCTCGACTACTGTGGACAATCCTACTAATAGTGAGGCCAAGCAGTTTGAGGTGACTGCAGTTGTTAAAGATGGAGGAGAAGTGGAAAAAGCCAATAATTTGTCCTCAAGAAGTATTGATTTGGTTCAAGGTGACCAACTACAAATTGACAATATTGAAATACCTGATAATAAAGTCaataatgaagaagatgattcTTTTGATGCTTGGAATGATTTTGCAAGCTCAAATAGTGTACAAAATACATTTAACAGACAAACTGGCGAGGCCAAGCAGTTTGAAGTTAATCCAAATTTAAAGGGTGGCGAGATGGAAAATGCAAAAAATTCTTCTTCCATGAATGTTGATTGGTTTCAAGATGATCAATGGCAGACCACCAGTAAGGAGGCACCTGATAACAAAACTGTTGATGTTGAAGATGATCTCTTTGATACTTGGAATGATTTTACAAGCTCAGTCAGTGCACAAGATCCTTTTAATATGCAATCTGGTCAGACCATGCAGTTTGAAGTGACTGCCACTGTTAGGGATGATAAAATGGTGGGAAATGCCAATAATTCCACAAGTATCGCTTGGATTCAAAATGATCATTGGCCAATTAGCAGCAACAAGATTCCTGATAGTAAAACCATTGAGCAGGgcaatgatttatttgatacttGGAATGATTTTACAGGCTCAACAAGTGTGCAAGATTTTCCAAATGAACAAACTACTTCAGCCGAACAGTCTGAATTCACTGCAAATGTTGAGGTTAATAATTCTTCTTTTGATTGGTTTCAAGCTGATCGAGGGCAAAGTAGCAGCAACAAGCCCCCTGGTGATAAAACTACTGAGGAAGACTATGATTTATTTGATGCCTGGAGTGGTTTTACAGGCTCAACTAGTGCCCAGGATCCTTCTATTAAACAATCTGTTGATCAATTGGCGCCATCCATTGAGCAGACTTCAGAGATGAAGTTCAGAGGAACTAACAACAATGTGCAGAATGATGCTTTCGGTAGTTTTTCTCAAGCACATTTTTTTCCAGGGGCATTCAGTGATCAGAATGGTTCTAAAGAAGTTAATAACATGCACTCAGAGCCGTCAGTCTCAAAAAGGTTTGTATTTTTAAGCCACCTTTGTCTTTCTATGGATTCGAATTTTcttgaatttaagtttttaatttcaaaGCACCTGCCTAATTGCATTGGACACTTACCTGAAATCCTTAGGTGAAACTCAGACTTATTAATTTTCAGATAGTATCGATACTGCTACCATATTTTAGCaccgctctctctctctcacacacacactcaAGTTGTATAACACTTCTAGGAAAAGGGTAGCGGAGATTCACTTCTAGCTCAGAGAATTTTTTTGGGTAGACATGGTGTAGGACGTTTGATGCTTCAATCTTTGAGCCACTGGTTTTTGCTGTAGGACATAATTCATGGTAGATGTTGGGATTAAGAAGTGAATAGAAGGATAAGTGATGGGCTTTTAGAATTGTATGATATTGCAGAATTGCTCTTACTCCATCTTTAGTTCCTGCACAGGATTTTACCatgtaa from Mangifera indica cultivar Alphonso chromosome 8, CATAS_Mindica_2.1, whole genome shotgun sequence includes:
- the LOC123224417 gene encoding uncharacterized protein LOC123224417; the protein is MSVDIPYDLIKQAQIAVLKEANLSSFDPDDASVPDLPSFQSSLSELDPSPPYLRCKHCKGRLLRGVVSLICVFCGKKEAQQETTPEPINFKSTFGCRWLLQSLALDGSEIAGAPVKANELNRGQTELEEFPILDFLDLEIQWQPELEKVESESDKSRLHLVGIPLDNFFTEGKKDIVSDQQTLEDQNDDSSVDHDFQVRDNHSSLENIKCFEPAVRSTEDKSGDDSFDGWEASFQSADDGNVHEESKLDNPVVETTVDLSAHMDAVFGSENIGSSATKPSDWFQDDLWSTSNSEEVGKSKQVDLTAATEDDGMVENVNNSSSMSIDFIQDALWKSESTSAPDNKTIHDEDDSFDVWNDFTGSTTVDNPTNSEAKQFEVTAVVKDGGEVEKANNLSSRSIDLVQGDQLQIDNIEIPDNKVNNEEDDSFDAWNDFASSNSVQNTFNRQTGEAKQFEVNPNLKGGEMENAKNSSSMNVDWFQDDQWQTTSKEAPDNKTVDVEDDLFDTWNDFTSSVSAQDPFNMQSGQTMQFEVTATVRDDKMVGNANNSTSIAWIQNDHWPISSNKIPDSKTIEQGNDLFDTWNDFTGSTSVQDFPNEQTTSAEQSEFTANVEVNNSSFDWFQADRGQSSSNKPPGDKTTEEDYDLFDAWSGFTGSTSAQDPSIKQSVDQLAPSIEQTSEMKFRGTNNNVQNDAFGSFSQAHFFPGAFSDQNGSKEVNNMHSEPSVSKSLPDINATKGGNAREAAITEDVSNTTTKSTTNDVEMLLSQMHDLSFMLASNLSVPSKRDEFGSFSKH